A single region of the Nitrosomonas sp. Is79A3 genome encodes:
- a CDS encoding Hsp33 family molecular chaperone HslO: MSNYVQRFLLENLDIRGAVVHLDSVWQQMLSGRNYPQPVTQLLGEMSAVTLLLGENLKQAGRLTIQMNGSGPVSMLVIDCNDSLHIRGMAKCAQAIEAQPLSDLLGHGQLLLTLDMPSMRESYQSIVPLDGDNIAELFEHYFKQSEQLPSRLFLITTNTAIFGLLLQKLPAADQQDPDGWTRAEALAATVYDQTLFDLTAEEILTRLFYEETIRIFDAQTVHYGCQENPARIYAMLRALGREEVDSILQEFGEVVVSDDICNREYRLDALAVDAVFREAGPTVH; this comes from the coding sequence ATGAGTAACTACGTACAGCGCTTCCTTCTGGAAAACCTGGATATTCGGGGCGCAGTGGTGCATCTTGATTCGGTCTGGCAACAAATGCTATCCGGCCGCAATTACCCGCAGCCCGTAACTCAATTACTGGGAGAAATGAGCGCAGTCACATTGCTCCTGGGCGAAAACCTCAAGCAAGCCGGACGCCTGACCATCCAAATGAACGGTAGCGGCCCGGTTTCAATGCTGGTCATCGACTGTAATGACAGCTTGCACATACGCGGCATGGCCAAATGCGCGCAAGCTATCGAAGCGCAACCTCTGTCCGATTTGCTCGGTCACGGACAACTGCTGCTGACCCTGGATATGCCCTCCATGCGGGAATCCTACCAAAGTATCGTACCGCTCGACGGCGACAACATCGCTGAACTGTTCGAACATTATTTCAAACAATCCGAACAACTGCCTTCGCGCCTTTTTTTGATCACTACAAACACTGCCATTTTCGGTTTACTGTTACAAAAACTGCCCGCCGCCGATCAACAAGATCCCGATGGCTGGACGCGTGCCGAAGCGCTGGCAGCAACAGTCTACGATCAGACGCTATTTGATCTGACCGCTGAAGAAATACTGACTCGCCTGTTTTACGAAGAAACCATACGTATCTTTGACGCACAAACCGTCCACTATGGCTGCCAAGAAAACCCGGCAAGAATTTATGCCATGCTGCGCGCATTAGGGCGCGAGGAAGTAGATTCAATCCTGCAAGAATTTGGCGAAGTCGTTGTCAGTGATGATATTTGTAACCGCGAATATCGCTTGGATGCATTGGCGGTTGACGCGGTATTCCGGGAAGCCGGGCCGACAGTGCATTAA
- a CDS encoding HAMP domain-containing sensor histidine kinase translates to MATTEFSWNKSNIPNISLELIGEKLKLSDDVLISNIRWFITFRWVLIATLVFFEILMLSASDALAQLGISEQQKWPIAVIIVLVVANIAYIFALNHGKPSKYNSPSINLWVQIIVDLVCLSVVVHYIGSTTTPISFFYVLHIALACIFFSTRESLYVTILVCLMDTIVIVVDNFLITQTPLSTLINNHLLSESSRRDGAIVWMFFLDALFLIVWYVVSRLSLIVRAHERHLLDAYKQINQAQVEKDQYALLITHQLKSPLDAIRSKINLINEGYLGETTPEVSTALVQMDVRAKNMSGLILDLLRLERLKDTCLDTAVFESVNIQTALQKCLEKITPVANSKNVVLNLSIENFICKVIPDQLGILLENIITNAITYSHDNGSVEITSTVNRLNHTAEITITDHGIGIDSKDLPNIFNEYFYSPRAALHNKATSGIGLSIVRIAAENNKLKIKVASEPGAGTSFTVMFNNIEFPDE, encoded by the coding sequence ATGGCAACTACTGAGTTTTCCTGGAATAAATCGAATATCCCCAATATATCGCTTGAATTAATAGGAGAAAAACTAAAACTCAGTGATGATGTTTTAATTAGCAATATCCGTTGGTTTATTACCTTTCGCTGGGTATTGATCGCCACACTGGTTTTTTTCGAGATCCTGATGCTATCAGCGTCAGATGCGCTGGCGCAATTGGGTATCAGTGAGCAGCAAAAATGGCCGATTGCTGTCATTATTGTGCTGGTTGTTGCTAATATTGCATACATCTTCGCATTAAATCATGGCAAACCCAGTAAATATAACTCGCCCTCTATTAATTTGTGGGTGCAAATCATCGTTGATCTGGTCTGTTTATCCGTTGTCGTACATTATATTGGCAGCACTACTACACCAATCTCCTTCTTCTACGTGCTGCATATCGCACTAGCCTGTATCTTTTTTTCTACCCGTGAAAGCCTGTATGTAACCATATTAGTCTGTTTAATGGATACGATCGTCATCGTTGTTGATAACTTCCTAATCACTCAAACGCCGCTCTCAACGTTGATAAACAATCATCTTCTTTCTGAAAGTTCACGCAGAGATGGTGCAATAGTATGGATGTTCTTTTTAGATGCCTTATTTCTTATCGTCTGGTATGTTGTCTCGAGGCTTTCCTTGATCGTTCGTGCTCATGAACGCCATCTATTGGATGCCTATAAACAAATCAATCAAGCACAAGTAGAAAAAGACCAATATGCATTGCTAATCACACACCAATTGAAATCCCCTCTCGATGCTATTCGTAGCAAAATAAATTTAATTAACGAAGGTTATCTGGGAGAAACAACACCTGAAGTCAGTACGGCCCTTGTTCAGATGGATGTCCGGGCAAAAAATATGTCTGGTTTAATACTTGATTTACTCCGGTTAGAACGATTGAAAGATACCTGTCTTGACACTGCGGTTTTCGAGTCCGTTAATATTCAAACCGCTCTGCAAAAGTGTCTTGAAAAAATAACTCCCGTTGCTAACTCCAAAAATGTTGTACTCAATTTATCTATTGAGAACTTTATCTGTAAGGTAATTCCTGATCAATTGGGGATACTTCTGGAAAATATTATTACCAATGCAATCACTTACTCTCATGATAATGGATCCGTTGAAATTACATCGACTGTCAACCGGCTTAATCATACTGCCGAAATTACCATAACCGATCATGGGATCGGTATTGATAGCAAAGATTTGCCGAATATATTTAATGAGTATTTTTATTCACCCAGAGCAGCTCTCCATAACAAGGCAACCAGCGGTATCGGCTTGTCTATAGTAAGAATCGCAGCAGAAAATAACAAACTAAAAATCAAAGTTGCCAGCGAGCCCGGAGCCGGAACTTCTTTCACTGTGATGTTTAACAATATCGAATTTCCTGACGAATAA
- the hypA gene encoding hydrogenase maturation nickel metallochaperone HypA — translation MHEMSLAENIMQLIEDAALEQQFTQVITVWLEIGQLACVEKESLHFYFDVVTQDSVAQQAKLEIIEIPGQALCNQCNQDILITAYHAACPHCGSYALHVTQGNEMRIKEIEVK, via the coding sequence ATGCATGAAATGTCACTCGCCGAGAATATTATGCAACTCATTGAAGATGCGGCACTTGAGCAACAGTTCACGCAGGTCATCACGGTATGGCTGGAAATTGGACAATTGGCTTGTGTAGAAAAGGAATCATTGCATTTCTATTTTGATGTGGTGACACAAGACAGCGTTGCCCAGCAAGCTAAACTGGAAATTATAGAAATTCCAGGGCAAGCCTTGTGCAATCAATGCAATCAGGATATTTTGATCACTGCTTACCATGCAGCCTGTCCGCACTGTGGCAGCTACGCATTGCATGTCACCCAAGGTAACGAAATGCGGATTAAAGAGATTGAAGTGAAATAG
- a CDS encoding carbamoyltransferase HypF, whose translation MTNSNDTLIPLAINGPAVLACGAWLKNTICVTQGNNAYISPLIGDLATVEARHQLDKTVQRMCQDYSVSPGIVTHDLHPDFYSTQFAQAYAEQQHIPTLAVQHHHAHIAAVCAEHKLIQPVLGLALDGVGLGTDNTPWGGELLLVDGARFHRLGHLTNLALPGGDRAALEPWRMAAAALARLNRSDEIMQRFSDQPAAGTVTTMLAKNLHSPQTSSMGRLFDAAAGLLEVNSIQSHEAQAAIQLQQLAEQHGEVAALADGFQITENNHLDFSPLLSAMIDCHDAKHDTSYAAALFHATLIAGLAAWVEKAACQHNISQLALGGGCFHNAVLRHGLKNRLATPSFHLFSAQQIQPDDSAIALGQAWVALRYNCDCIFD comes from the coding sequence TTGACTAATTCGAACGATACACTGATTCCGTTGGCTATCAACGGACCCGCCGTTCTGGCTTGTGGTGCCTGGTTAAAAAACACCATCTGTGTGACACAGGGAAATAATGCGTATATTTCACCGCTTATTGGTGATTTAGCCACTGTAGAGGCCCGCCACCAGTTGGACAAAACCGTACAACGCATGTGTCAGGATTATTCGGTATCGCCCGGAATCGTTACACATGACCTGCACCCGGATTTTTACAGCACACAATTTGCCCAAGCCTATGCTGAACAGCAGCATATTCCAACCCTTGCCGTGCAGCATCATCATGCACACATTGCTGCGGTCTGCGCCGAGCACAAACTGATTCAACCTGTGTTGGGTTTGGCGCTGGATGGCGTCGGATTGGGAACGGACAACACACCCTGGGGCGGCGAATTACTATTGGTGGATGGCGCCCGATTTCACCGGCTCGGCCATCTGACCAACCTGGCTCTACCGGGTGGTGATCGTGCTGCGCTGGAGCCTTGGCGCATGGCGGCAGCGGCATTGGCGCGATTAAATCGTAGTGATGAAATTATGCAACGTTTCTCAGATCAACCGGCAGCCGGAACCGTTACCACCATGCTGGCAAAGAATCTCCATAGCCCGCAGACTTCCAGCATGGGTCGATTATTCGATGCAGCGGCCGGTTTGTTGGAAGTCAATTCGATTCAGTCCCACGAAGCGCAAGCAGCCATACAATTACAACAATTGGCCGAACAACATGGAGAAGTTGCCGCGTTGGCTGATGGCTTTCAAATCACTGAAAATAATCATTTGGATTTCTCACCATTGCTATCGGCGATGATCGATTGTCATGATGCAAAGCATGATACTTCCTACGCAGCCGCCCTATTCCACGCCACTTTAATCGCAGGATTAGCGGCATGGGTGGAAAAAGCTGCTTGCCAGCATAATATTTCACAACTGGCATTGGGCGGCGGGTGCTTTCATAATGCTGTGTTGCGACATGGATTAAAAAACCGCTTAGCCACACCATCTTTCCACCTATTCAGCGCGCAACAAATACAACCGGATGACAGCGCCATTGCGTTAGGTCAGGCATGGGTAGCTCTGCGGTATAATTGTGACTGTATTTTTGATTGA
- a CDS encoding TPM domain-containing protein, with protein MNFARILRHLLTGKLALRRIFPAASLGAIEQAIQQSEMKHGGQICFAVETTLNTIPLFKNQTARERAVEVFSQLRIWDTEHNNGVLIYLLLADRDVEIIADRGIHAKVSSDEWETICRSMESSFRQQQFEGGVIEGINAVGSHLRKYFPSDSNHKKNELANKPVVLE; from the coding sequence ATGAATTTTGCCCGTATCCTCCGCCATCTTTTAACCGGGAAACTCGCATTGCGCCGCATATTCCCCGCTGCTTCGCTGGGTGCTATCGAACAAGCCATTCAACAGTCGGAAATGAAACACGGGGGTCAAATTTGTTTTGCCGTAGAAACCACACTCAACACAATTCCACTTTTCAAAAACCAGACCGCCCGCGAACGTGCGGTAGAAGTATTTTCACAATTGCGTATTTGGGATACCGAACACAATAATGGCGTATTAATTTATTTGCTGCTTGCCGATCGTGACGTAGAAATCATTGCGGATCGCGGTATCCATGCTAAAGTCTCCAGTGATGAATGGGAAACTATTTGCCGCTCAATGGAATCCTCATTCCGGCAACAACAATTTGAGGGCGGTGTAATCGAAGGAATCAACGCGGTTGGCAGTCATTTACGGAAATATTTTCCATCTGACTCCAATCACAAAAAAAATGAGCTTGCTAATAAACCGGTGGTATTGGAATGA
- a CDS encoding response regulator yields the protein MAPRIAHVDDDSDIREAVERILCKNGYEVDSYLTMQEFIDSLEDETKRPDLAILDVMVESMDSGLTTYAQIHKRFPQIQAIFLTSLGDMIRPYFEDGSHEWVCIMEKPVEPVSLLATINERLKHTGAAA from the coding sequence ATGGCACCACGAATCGCACACGTCGATGATGACTCGGACATACGGGAAGCAGTTGAGCGCATACTGTGTAAAAACGGGTATGAGGTTGATAGTTACCTGACTATGCAGGAATTTATCGACTCATTGGAAGATGAGACCAAACGGCCTGATTTGGCTATCCTTGATGTAATGGTTGAATCAATGGATTCCGGATTGACTACCTATGCACAAATCCACAAGCGTTTTCCGCAAATACAAGCCATTTTCCTGACATCTCTCGGTGATATGATCAGACCCTATTTTGAAGATGGGTCGCATGAATGGGTTTGTATTATGGAGAAACCCGTTGAACCGGTGAGCTTATTGGCAACAATTAACGAGCGCTTGAAACATACTGGAGCAGCAGCCTAA
- a CDS encoding hydrogenase maturation protease gives MLKLLIFGYGNPGRGDDALGPLLIERLAQLELAGVTCLVDMQLLIEHASDLTGFDQIIFVDADISCGEPFEFSAVHAEKDSSYTSHTLTPAALLFVYLQIYQHAAPPAFLLRIRGYHFELGDTLSARAGVNLEAAIKQIQQWHLQHV, from the coding sequence ATGCTCAAATTACTGATATTCGGATATGGAAATCCAGGACGTGGAGATGATGCATTAGGCCCCTTATTGATTGAACGTTTGGCTCAATTGGAATTGGCGGGTGTTACCTGTCTCGTTGACATGCAATTACTGATCGAGCATGCTAGCGACTTGACAGGATTTGACCAGATCATATTTGTTGACGCGGATATATCGTGCGGGGAACCCTTTGAATTCTCAGCTGTGCATGCCGAAAAAGACAGCAGTTATACCAGCCACACATTAACGCCGGCTGCACTGTTGTTTGTTTATCTGCAAATCTATCAACATGCAGCACCACCTGCTTTTCTACTGCGTATCCGCGGTTATCATTTTGAGCTGGGTGATACACTTAGCGCTCGGGCAGGTGTAAATCTGGAAGCAGCAATCAAGCAAATACAACAATGGCATTTACAGCACGTATGA
- a CDS encoding undecaprenyl-phosphate glucose phosphotransferase, which yields MTANDLPIVAFFKHLLDPFIIWSMLILTTWMYDEDFTSYYLVLVIITFFISTYIYERILIYRNWRKGRLLAYMRDTVMGWLVIITILIFLGYATKFHNQFSGKVLLTWFIVTPLMLIASHITVRSIVTNLYNKGKLRLAIVIGANETSFAFIQHIAELPFLLIKYQGFFDERNSSRIAGDFGSHLGELTHPPVAATVTRPDNFGSRLGGLADVVPYIQKHNIEMVFISLPMSSQPRIQKLMDELPDTTVSIYFLPDIYIFDLMQTRFEYIGDVPVVAMSESPFVGVDGVVKAASDFVLALVIIILLSPVMACIALAVKFTSPGPVIFKQRRYGLNGEEIIVYKFRSMTVTEDGASIQQAKQNDQRLTKIGGFLRRTSLDELPQFFNVLQGRMSIVGPRPHAVAHNELYRKLIKGYMLRHKAKPGITGWAQVNGWRGETEVLEKMKARIEHDLYYLKHWSIWLDLWIILKTVWIVLRKDNAY from the coding sequence ATGACAGCCAACGATTTACCCATAGTGGCCTTCTTCAAGCACCTGCTCGACCCTTTCATCATATGGAGCATGCTGATACTGACAACCTGGATGTATGACGAAGATTTTACCAGTTACTATCTAGTATTAGTCATTATTACCTTTTTCATTTCCACCTACATTTACGAGCGTATTCTCATTTACCGCAATTGGCGCAAAGGCAGATTGCTTGCCTATATGCGGGATACGGTAATGGGCTGGCTGGTGATTATCACTATCCTGATATTTCTAGGTTATGCCACCAAATTTCACAATCAGTTTTCCGGAAAAGTGCTTCTGACCTGGTTTATTGTCACACCATTGATGCTGATTGCCAGTCATATCACCGTACGCAGTATCGTCACCAACCTGTACAACAAAGGTAAATTGCGTTTAGCAATTGTGATCGGAGCGAACGAAACCAGTTTTGCGTTCATCCAGCATATCGCAGAGCTCCCCTTTCTGTTGATTAAATATCAGGGTTTCTTCGATGAACGCAACAGTTCCCGAATCGCCGGCGATTTTGGATCCCATTTGGGAGAACTGACCCATCCTCCCGTAGCCGCAACGGTTACCAGGCCGGATAACTTCGGATCCCGTTTGGGTGGACTGGCTGATGTCGTGCCTTACATTCAAAAGCATAATATCGAGATGGTTTTTATTAGCTTGCCGATGTCGTCTCAGCCGCGTATTCAGAAGCTTATGGATGAGTTACCCGACACTACGGTTTCTATCTATTTCCTGCCGGATATTTATATCTTTGATTTGATGCAAACCCGTTTCGAATACATTGGTGATGTGCCAGTAGTTGCAATGAGTGAGTCACCTTTTGTCGGTGTCGATGGCGTGGTCAAGGCTGCTAGCGACTTTGTGCTGGCTTTGGTGATTATTATTTTGCTCTCTCCAGTGATGGCGTGCATTGCATTGGCGGTAAAGTTTACTTCGCCGGGTCCGGTTATCTTTAAACAGCGCCGTTATGGTCTCAACGGCGAGGAGATTATCGTCTATAAGTTTCGCTCGATGACCGTCACGGAAGATGGTGCAAGCATTCAACAGGCGAAACAAAACGATCAACGGCTTACGAAAATCGGCGGCTTCTTGCGCCGCACATCATTGGATGAGTTGCCGCAGTTCTTTAATGTGTTGCAGGGACGCATGAGTATTGTCGGCCCGCGCCCGCATGCGGTGGCCCATAATGAGCTGTATCGCAAGCTGATTAAAGGCTATATGCTACGCCACAAGGCCAAACCAGGCATTACCGGATGGGCTCAAGTCAACGGCTGGCGCGGTGAAACTGAAGTGTTGGAAAAAATGAAAGCACGCATCGAACACGATTTGTATTATCTTAAACATTGGTCTATCTGGCTCGACCTCTGGATCATCCTCAAAACCGTCTGGATCGTACTGCGTAAAGATAATGCGTACTAA
- a CDS encoding YgcG family protein has translation MIHIWVKILALAVLLLAATLSRAEVAIPLLKSHVTDLTAILSASEVTQLEQKLAAFEKAKGSQVAVLIVPATHPETIEQYALRVAETWKLGRKGIDDGVLLLIAKNDRTLRIEVGYGVEGALPDAMAKRIIAEIIVPQFKAGNFAAGIDAGIDAILSSLKGESLPLPSTRNGPGNSSGMHFLLDNFIPILIGLIVLGRILQTLLGRLVGAAITSIGVGFIGWLFFSSIVAAIFIAVVVFFISLFQSTGSGIYRSGRNWPDDGFRNGGFGSGGSGGGFSGGGGGFGGGGASGRW, from the coding sequence ATGATCCACATTTGGGTAAAAATCCTGGCGCTTGCAGTTTTACTTCTTGCCGCCACACTCTCCAGAGCAGAGGTAGCAATACCATTGCTCAAGTCACATGTAACCGATCTGACTGCAATACTTTCCGCCAGTGAAGTTACACAATTGGAACAAAAATTAGCGGCATTCGAGAAAGCAAAAGGCAGTCAGGTCGCGGTGTTGATTGTACCCGCCACACATCCAGAAACCATTGAACAATATGCACTGCGGGTTGCTGAAACTTGGAAATTAGGTCGTAAAGGCATCGATGATGGCGTACTGCTGCTCATTGCTAAAAATGACAGAACACTACGCATCGAAGTGGGTTATGGTGTTGAAGGTGCATTGCCTGATGCGATGGCAAAACGGATTATCGCTGAAATTATCGTGCCGCAATTTAAAGCAGGAAACTTTGCAGCCGGTATTGATGCGGGCATTGACGCGATTCTAAGTTCGCTTAAAGGAGAATCACTTCCACTACCATCAACCAGAAACGGCCCTGGCAACTCTTCCGGCATGCATTTCCTTCTTGACAATTTTATTCCCATTTTAATCGGACTTATTGTGCTCGGAAGAATACTGCAAACACTACTAGGACGTCTTGTTGGAGCTGCTATAACCAGTATCGGTGTGGGATTCATTGGCTGGTTATTTTTTTCTTCGATCGTTGCCGCCATATTCATCGCCGTTGTTGTATTCTTTATAAGCCTTTTTCAGAGCACAGGCAGTGGAATCTATAGAAGCGGACGCAATTGGCCAGATGATGGTTTCAGGAATGGAGGTTTTGGAAGCGGCGGCTCTGGGGGCGGTTTTAGCGGAGGCGGGGGTGGCTTTGGTGGCGGCGGCGCATCGGGGAGATGGTAA
- a CDS encoding HupE/UreJ family protein has translation MAFTARMKNPIPQFKFFRLSVLIIPFWIIPFWIIPAMAFAHSDAGPHNGLLHGFFHPLNGLDHGLAMIAVGLWAAQAHGRIIWLIPLVFVMVMGLGGLLGMITLPIAFAEFGITLSLLVLGALLACRKHLPLSASIILVGLFALSHGYAHGNEMPQSISMISYAAGFMLATLLLHLCGIGLALLFRIFANANWIRFSGIIIAFYGGFLMI, from the coding sequence ATGGCATTTACAGCACGTATGAAGAACCCGATTCCACAATTCAAATTCTTCCGACTTTCGGTTCTGATCATTCCTTTTTGGATTATTCCTTTTTGGATTATTCCTGCAATGGCTTTTGCCCATTCCGATGCTGGTCCGCATAATGGCTTGCTACACGGGTTTTTTCATCCTTTGAACGGATTGGATCATGGGCTAGCAATGATCGCAGTGGGCTTATGGGCGGCACAAGCTCATGGTCGTATTATCTGGTTAATCCCGCTGGTTTTTGTAATGGTTATGGGATTAGGCGGTTTATTGGGAATGATCACCTTGCCGATAGCTTTTGCGGAATTTGGCATCACACTATCACTATTAGTTCTGGGTGCATTGCTTGCCTGCCGGAAACATTTGCCGCTCAGTGCCAGTATTATTCTGGTCGGATTGTTTGCACTCAGTCATGGCTATGCGCATGGCAACGAAATGCCGCAAAGCATCTCGATGATTTCCTATGCAGCAGGGTTCATGCTGGCTACCCTGTTGCTGCATTTATGCGGCATTGGTCTGGCACTGCTGTTTAGAATTTTCGCCAATGCCAACTGGATACGCTTTAGCGGTATCATAATTGCATTTTACGGCGGATTTTTAATGATCTAA
- the hypB gene encoding hydrogenase nickel incorporation protein HypB, whose amino-acid sequence MCTTCGCGIGQTRINGKSMQPHQHSDKPLNYRPHKHSHVHEHNPMPAGTSHSSNTIHFGTGIAGTHAPGMSQARMIKIERDILAKNNLYADENRRLLSEQGIFALNLVSSPGSGKTTLLVKTIEMLRGKLPIAVIEGDQQTDHDAARIRATGVPAIQINTGKGCHLDAHMINQAIQQLPLQDNSLLFIENVGNLVCPSGFDLGEAHKVVILSVTEGEDKPLKYPDMFHAANLMLLNKCDLLPHLNFDVDQAIEYAHRIHPELPVIQISATQDNGMPEWIDWIMTGCRSAANAKQGLKQFDSTFD is encoded by the coding sequence ATGTGTACAACTTGTGGATGTGGTATTGGCCAGACGCGCATTAATGGCAAATCGATGCAACCGCATCAGCACTCTGATAAACCGCTAAATTATCGCCCGCATAAGCATTCTCATGTACACGAACACAATCCGATGCCTGCCGGCACGAGTCATTCATCGAATACCATCCATTTCGGAACAGGCATTGCAGGCACACATGCTCCAGGAATGAGTCAGGCGCGAATGATTAAAATTGAGCGCGATATTCTGGCAAAAAACAACCTTTATGCCGATGAAAATCGGCGGCTCTTATCAGAACAGGGCATTTTCGCACTCAATTTGGTTTCCAGTCCGGGCTCCGGGAAAACCACCCTGCTGGTCAAAACCATTGAGATGCTACGCGGCAAGCTGCCCATCGCCGTGATTGAAGGCGACCAGCAAACCGATCACGATGCGGCGCGTATCCGTGCAACTGGCGTACCGGCGATACAAATCAACACCGGCAAAGGCTGCCATCTGGATGCGCACATGATAAATCAAGCCATACAACAGCTCCCCTTGCAAGATAACAGCTTGCTATTCATTGAAAATGTCGGCAATCTGGTTTGTCCATCTGGTTTCGATCTGGGTGAAGCGCATAAAGTAGTTATCCTGTCCGTCACCGAAGGGGAAGATAAGCCGCTCAAGTATCCCGATATGTTCCATGCCGCCAATCTGATGCTGCTGAACAAATGCGACCTGCTGCCACACCTGAATTTTGATGTTGACCAGGCGATTGAATATGCGCACCGCATTCACCCCGAATTGCCGGTGATTCAGATTTCAGCCACGCAAGACAACGGTATGCCGGAATGGATAGACTGGATTATGACTGGTTGCCGCAGTGCTGCAAATGCAAAGCAAGGTCTGAAACAATTCGATTCCACGTTTGACTAA
- a CDS encoding LemA family protein has product MRNLLLIVAILCTFSLSGCGYNTLQSTDEQITASWAEVLNQYKRRADLVPNLVNTVKGFASQEKDVLLGVTNARSRVGGIQATPELINDAQAFSKFQSAQGELSSALSRLLVVVENYPELKSDANFRDLQAQLEGTENRITVARNRYIKAVQEYNIVVRSFPSNLTAMLFGFQIKPSFTVENEQEISSAPKVDFNAPNPAAK; this is encoded by the coding sequence ATGCGCAATTTGCTATTAATCGTAGCGATTCTCTGTACTTTTTCTTTGAGTGGATGTGGCTACAATACACTTCAGTCAACGGATGAACAGATTACGGCCAGCTGGGCGGAAGTATTGAATCAATACAAGCGGCGAGCGGACTTAGTTCCCAATCTGGTTAATACGGTAAAGGGATTTGCTTCCCAGGAAAAGGATGTATTGCTGGGTGTAACCAACGCTCGTTCCAGGGTTGGCGGTATTCAAGCAACACCCGAATTGATTAATGATGCGCAAGCATTCTCCAAATTCCAGAGTGCTCAGGGAGAATTGTCTAGTGCCCTTTCAAGGCTGTTAGTAGTAGTAGAGAATTATCCGGAGTTAAAATCGGATGCCAATTTTCGGGACTTGCAGGCACAACTGGAAGGCACTGAGAACCGCATTACTGTGGCCCGCAACCGCTATATTAAAGCAGTGCAAGAATATAATATCGTGGTACGTTCTTTTCCCAGCAATCTCACGGCGATGCTATTTGGCTTTCAAATAAAACCCAGTTTCACGGTAGAAAATGAGCAAGAGATTTCCAGTGCACCCAAAGTTGATTTTAATGCTCCCAATCCGGCGGCAAAATAA